CATGCAGGACCGCCTCCCCGAGGACAAGCGCGGCATCTTCCTCGCGGGCGACGACATCTCCTGGACGGCCGGCTGGGCCGAGGGTGCCGTCCAGACCGCCCTGAACGCGGTCTGGGGCGTCATGCACCACCTCGGCGGCTCCACGGACGCCACCAACCCCGGCCCGGGCGACGTCTACGACGAGATCGCCCCGGTGGAACTCCCCGAGGACTGATTTTTCACGCGCCGCTCGCGCGGCTCGGCGCCGGGGCGCCTCTCCGGCTTCGCGCCGCTGCGTCGGCCTCCGGCCATCGGTTGCCGGGCGGGGCCGCGGGCCGGGCTGGGGTCGGTTGTCCGTCTGCGGGTGGTGGCCGCTGCGCGGGGCGCGGCTCACTACACGGCGCTCCGCGCCCGCGCCTCAATCGCCGGCGAGGCTGGATCTTTCAGCCTCGCCGGCGATTGAGGCGCGGGGTCCGGGGCAAACGCCCCGGGGAACGGGCGAAGGGCGGGTAGGGGACCTCGCCCCGCGCAGCGCACCGGCCGCGCCGGCGTCACCAGACGGCCGCGCAGCCCCGCCCGGTGGGCCTCCGGCCCGTCGGGGTCAGCAGGCAGCGGCCCACCAGGCCCACGCCCGCGTCGAGGGACTCCGCGAACTCCTCCGCCAGGTCGGGGGAGCGGCGCAGGGTCCAGAGCAGGCGGGCCGAGGCCCAGGCGCCCGCGCGGGCGCGCTCCAGGCTCCAGGAGCCGAGCAGGTGGGTCAGCGGATCGGCGATCTCCAGCAGGTCCGGGCCCGGCATCAGGTCCTCCCGGATGCGTTCCTCCAGGGAGACCAGGGTGTCGCCGACCTGGTGGAAGTCGGCTTCGAGGGCCGCCGGAGGGCAGTTCAGCACGCGGCAGGTGGACACCACCGCCAGGGCCAGGTCGTGCCCGATGTGGGCGTTGATCCCGGCCAGCGCGTGCTGGAGCGGGCGCACGCCCGGGTGGCGGCGGTACTGGAGCAGCGGACGCCAGCAGGCCGGGGCCCGCTCCGCCTCCACCGCCGTCAGGTAGCGCTCCGCGAACCGGACGGCCAGCGTCTCGGCCCGTCGCGGCGCCGGGAACTCCCCGTGCCCGATCCGCCCGTGCAGGGTCTGCGTCACGGTCATGTACACGCGGTTGAAGACGGCCACACCGTCCTGCGCGGGGAGCCGCTCGTCCAGGGCGCGCATCCGCGCGAGTACCGCTTCCATGACAGGCAGCGTCCCAGCCGGGACGGCCCGCGTGGGGAACTTGGCCGTGCGCTTCGCCGGTTCGGGCGAAACCCCGTCAACCCCGCTTGTCGCCCTCGGCGTCGTAGGCCGAGGTGCCGGCGTCGAGCAGGGGCTCCTGCTGCTTCAGGTGCGCGGGGGCGAAGTAGCGCAGCGCGTGGTACCCGGTGATCACCACGATCGTGCCGAGCGCGATGCCGCCCAGTTCGAAGCTGTCGGTGAACTGCAGCTTCACCCCGCCGACACCGATGATGATGCCCGCCGCGGCCGGCACCAGGTTCAGCGGATTGCGCAGGTCCACCCGGCCGTTCAGCCAGATCTGCGCGCCGAGCAGGCCGATCATGCCGTACAGGATCACGGTGATGCCGCCCAGCACCCCGCCGGGGATCGCGGCGACGACGGCGCCGAACTTCGGGCACAGGCCGAAGAGCAGCGCGAAACCGGCCGCCGCCCAGTAGGCCGCCGTGGAGTAGACCCGGGTGGCGGCCATGACCCCGATGTTCTCGGAGTACGTGGTGTTCGGCGGGCCGCCGACCGCCGTGGACAGCATGGACGCCGCTCCGTCGGCGGCGATGGCGGTGCCGAGCTTGTCGTCGAGCGGGTCGCCGGTCATCTCGCCGACGGCCTTGATGTGCCCGGCGTTCTCGGCGATCAGCGCGATCACCACCGGCAGCGCGATCAGGATCGCCGACCACTCGAAGGACGGCGCGTGGAAGGACGGCAGCCCGATCCAGTCGGCCTTGGCCACGCCGGAGAGGTCCAGCCGCCAGTGGTCCACGGCCTCGGGCCCGCCCACCGTGGAGTGGATCTTGCCGAAGACCAGGTCGAACACCCCGGAGATCGCGTACCCGAAGACCAGGCCCAGGAAGATCGCGATGCGCGACCAGAAGCCGCGCAGGCACACCACGGCCAGCCCGGTGAACAGCATGGTCAGCAGCGCCGTCCACTGGTCCTGCGGCCAGTACGTCGAGGCCGTCACCGGCGCCAGGTTGAAGCCGATCAGCATCACGACCGCGCCCGTCACCACCGGCGGCATCGCCGCGTGGATGATCCGCGCCCCGAACCGCTGGACGGCCAGACCCGCCAGGAACAGCGCCGCGCCGACCACGAACACGGCGCCCGTGACCACCCCGCTGTCCCCGCCGCCCGCCCGGATCGCGGCCGCGACGCCCACGAAGGAGAGCGAGCAGCCCAGGTAGGAGGGGACCCGGCCGCGCGTCGCGAGCAGGAAGACGGCCGTCGCGATGCCCGACATCATGATCGCCAGGTTCGGGTCCAGGCCCATGAGGACCGGAGCCACGAAGCTCGCCCCGAACATCGCCACGACGTGCTGGGCGCCGAGCCCGGCGGTGCGCGGCCACGACAGCCGCTCGTCCGGCCGTACCACCGCGCCGGGGGCGGGGGTCCGCCCGTCTCCGTGCAGGGTCCAGCGCACGCCGAAGCCCATGTCCCACCACTTCCGTTCCGTCGGCCGATCCAGGATCCTGGCCGCCTGCCGGTCGATCACCGCAGCGGGCCAGCGGTTATATTACGGCCGGATAGGGGCAGGTTCGTCCCGATTGGCGGGATCCCCCGCGCCCGGCACCGGCTCCGGCCGCAGGACGCCCGCCGCCGCGGTCAGTACGCAGGCCAGCAGGGTCACCAGCCCGAACGATGCCACCAGCGAGCTCGCGTCCGCCACCGCGCCGATCGCCGACGGGGCGATCAGCCCCGAGGTGTACGTGATCGTCGCCACCCCGGCGATGGCCTGCGCCGGAGCCGGACCGCTGCGCGCCGCCGCCGCGAAGGCCAGGGGCACCACCACCGCGATGCCGAGCCCGATCATCGCGAAGCCCGCCATGGCCGCGGCCGGATGCCGCACGCCGACCACCACCAGCCCGCCCGCGACGGCCAGCACCCCGCCCGCCCGCACCGTGCGCACCGCCCCGAACCGGTCGACCACCCGGTCCCCGGCCAGCCGTGCCAGGGCCATGGTCAGCGCGAAGGCGGTCGTGGAGGCGGCCGCCGGGCCCGCGCCCGTGCCCAGCACGTCCCGCAGGAACACCCCCGACCAGTCCAGGCTCGCGCCCTCGGCGAAGACCGCGCAGAAGCCCACCCCGCCGATCAGCAGGGCCGTCCTCGGGGGCCGGGCGAAGCGCGGGGGAGCCGGCTCCTCGCGCCCGCCCCGCAGGTCCAGCACCCCGCGTACGGCGAGCAGCCCGGCCGCCGTCAGGGCCGCAGCGGCGATCAGGTGGTGCAGCCGGGCGTCGGCGCCCGCGTGCGCGGCGGCCGTACCGGCGGCCGAGCCGAGCAGCGCGCCCACGCTCCACATGCCGTGCAGCGAGGACATGACGGAACGGCCGAGCCGGTTCTCGGTCTCCACCCCGAGGGCGTTCATCGCCACGTCCGACATGCCGGCGGTGGCTCCGTAGACGAGGAGCGCGCAGCACAGCGCCGGCAGGTTCGGGGCGAGACCCGGCAGGATCAGGGACAGGGTCCACAGGGCGAGCAGGCCGCGCAGGGCGGCGCGGGCGCCGTAGCGGTGGCTGATCCGCCCGGCCAGCGGCATCGCGAGGGCCGCGCCCAGGGCGGGAAAGGCGAGGGCCAGGCCCAGGGTGCCCGCGCCGAGCTGGGCGTGCTCCTGGATCCAGGGGATGCGGGTGGCGAAGGAGCCGGTGACCGCGCCGTGGACGCAGAAGACGGCGGCGATCGCGAAGCGGGCATGGCGCAGGCGCGCCGGGCTGAGGTCGGGTTCCCGGGTCATGGACGGTAAACTATCAGGGAGCCTGCCTGATAGTTAATGGTCTTTCCCCCTAAGATGGGCGCCGTGACCCCTGCCAAGGTGCTGACCCCCGCCGCCGCGTCGGCCGCGCCGTCCCCCGCCTCGCCGAGCACGGCGCGGGCCATCAACGACCGCCTCGCGCTCGAACTCCTCCAGGAGGAGGGTCCCCTGACGGCGGCCCAGCTCAAGCGGCTCACCGGGCTGTCCCGCCCCTCCGTCGCCGACCTCGTCGAACGGCTCGGCGAGGCCGGGCTGATCGAGGTCGTGGGGGAGTCCGGCGAGCAGCGGCGCGGCCCGAACGCCCGCCTCTACGGGATCGTCGCCCGGCGGGCCCACCTGGCCGCCCTGGACGTACGCACCGACAGCGCGACCGCCGTCGTCACCGACCTGCTCGGGCGGCCCCTGGCACGGGCGGCCCTGCCCGTCGACGCCGTGGGCGAGGCGGTGGACCGGCTGGAGGAGCTGACCCGCGAGGCGGGCGCGGACGCGCTGCACACCGTGGTCGTCGGCGCGCCGGGCCTGGTCGCCCCGGCCAGCGGGGAACTGGGGAACACCGGCGGCCTGCCCGCCTGGCACCGGGACCTCGTGGCCGCCCTCCAGCGGCGGCTGCCGGCCAGGGTGGTGGTGGAGAACGAGACCAACCTGGCGGCCCTGGCCGAGCAGCGCGTCGGCGCCGCCCGGGACCTGGACTCCTTCGTACTGCTCTGGCTCGGCGCGGGGGTCGGCGCCGCCGTGGTCCTGGACGGGCGGCTGCGCCGGGGCGCCTCCGGCGGGGCCGGCGAGATCGGCTTCCTGCCGGTACCCGGCACCGCCGGGCTGCCCTCCGCCACCGACTGCGGCGGCGGCTTCCACGCCCTGGCCGGCCGCGCGGCGGTGGCCGCCCTGGCGGCCGGGCACGGTTTCACCGGGCCCGTGGAGGAGGCCGTCGCCGGCGCCGCCGGGGAACCCTTCCTGGACGCCCTCGCGGAGCGGCTCGCCCTCGGCGCGGCGGCCGTCGCAGCCGTCCTGGACCCGGGCTGCGTGGTCCTCGGCGGGGAACTGGGCCGCGCGGGCGGTCCCGCCCTGGCCGCCCGCGTCGCCCGCCGCCTCACCACCCTGACCCCCGTCCCGACCGCGGTCCGCGCCACCGCCCTGGGCGGCCCGGCCGTCCTGGAGGGCGCCCGCCTGGCCGCCCGCGAGGCCGCCCAGGCCGACCTGTTCGGGGGCTGACGGGGCCCGCTCAGCCCCGCCGCTCCAGGAACTCGGCGAAGGTCGTCCGGCCCACCGCGCGGGAGGGCGTCAGGTTGCCGCCGCGGCGGAAGCCCCCGTACGCCTTGCCCGCGAGCGGTACCGGGACCACGCGGCGCCCGCGCCCCCTCGCCGCGAGGTAGCTGCGGCCCCACTCCTCCAGCGTGCGGATCTCCGGGCCGCCCATGTCCGCGACCCGGCCCGCCGGGGCCGCGACCGCGAGCTCCGCCAGCCGGTCCGCCACCTCCTCGACGGCGATCGGCTGTACCCGTACGCCCTTCGGCAGCAGCGCCACCGGCAGCTTGGCGACCCTGTCCACCACCTCGGCCACCAGGTCGTGGAACTGGGTGGTCCGCAGGATCGTGAACCCGAGCCCCGACCCCTCCAGCAGTCGCTCCACCCGCAGCTTCGTCTCGTAGTAGCCCAGCGGCACCACGTCCACCCCGACGATCGAGATGTAGACGACATGCGCGACGGTCCCGCTGCGGCGGGCCGCGCGGATCAGGTGCCCGGCGGCCTGTTCGTCACCGCCGCGCGGCGAGCTCGCGCA
The Streptomyces sp. NBC_00091 genome window above contains:
- a CDS encoding DUF5995 family protein, with the protein product MEAVLARMRALDERLPAQDGVAVFNRVYMTVTQTLHGRIGHGEFPAPRRAETLAVRFAERYLTAVEAERAPACWRPLLQYRRHPGVRPLQHALAGINAHIGHDLALAVVSTCRVLNCPPAALEADFHQVGDTLVSLEERIREDLMPGPDLLEIADPLTHLLGSWSLERARAGAWASARLLWTLRRSPDLAEEFAESLDAGVGLVGRCLLTPTGRRPTGRGCAAVW
- a CDS encoding uracil-xanthine permease family protein; the encoded protein is MGFGVRWTLHGDGRTPAPGAVVRPDERLSWPRTAGLGAQHVVAMFGASFVAPVLMGLDPNLAIMMSGIATAVFLLATRGRVPSYLGCSLSFVGVAAAIRAGGGDSGVVTGAVFVVGAALFLAGLAVQRFGARIIHAAMPPVVTGAVVMLIGFNLAPVTASTYWPQDQWTALLTMLFTGLAVVCLRGFWSRIAIFLGLVFGYAISGVFDLVFGKIHSTVGGPEAVDHWRLDLSGVAKADWIGLPSFHAPSFEWSAILIALPVVIALIAENAGHIKAVGEMTGDPLDDKLGTAIAADGAASMLSTAVGGPPNTTYSENIGVMAATRVYSTAAYWAAAGFALLFGLCPKFGAVVAAIPGGVLGGITVILYGMIGLLGAQIWLNGRVDLRNPLNLVPAAAGIIIGVGGVKLQFTDSFELGGIALGTIVVITGYHALRYFAPAHLKQQEPLLDAGTSAYDAEGDKRG
- a CDS encoding MFS transporter; amino-acid sequence: MTREPDLSPARLRHARFAIAAVFCVHGAVTGSFATRIPWIQEHAQLGAGTLGLALAFPALGAALAMPLAGRISHRYGARAALRGLLALWTLSLILPGLAPNLPALCCALLVYGATAGMSDVAMNALGVETENRLGRSVMSSLHGMWSVGALLGSAAGTAAAHAGADARLHHLIAAAALTAAGLLAVRGVLDLRGGREEPAPPRFARPPRTALLIGGVGFCAVFAEGASLDWSGVFLRDVLGTGAGPAAASTTAFALTMALARLAGDRVVDRFGAVRTVRAGGVLAVAGGLVVVGVRHPAAAMAGFAMIGLGIAVVVPLAFAAAARSGPAPAQAIAGVATITYTSGLIAPSAIGAVADASSLVASFGLVTLLACVLTAAAGVLRPEPVPGAGDPANRDEPAPIRP
- a CDS encoding ROK family transcriptional regulator is translated as MGAVTPAKVLTPAAASAAPSPASPSTARAINDRLALELLQEEGPLTAAQLKRLTGLSRPSVADLVERLGEAGLIEVVGESGEQRRGPNARLYGIVARRAHLAALDVRTDSATAVVTDLLGRPLARAALPVDAVGEAVDRLEELTREAGADALHTVVVGAPGLVAPASGELGNTGGLPAWHRDLVAALQRRLPARVVVENETNLAALAEQRVGAARDLDSFVLLWLGAGVGAAVVLDGRLRRGASGGAGEIGFLPVPGTAGLPSATDCGGGFHALAGRAAVAALAAGHGFTGPVEEAVAGAAGEPFLDALAERLALGAAAVAAVLDPGCVVLGGELGRAGGPALAARVARRLTTLTPVPTAVRATALGGPAVLEGARLAAREAAQADLFGG
- a CDS encoding SDR family oxidoreductase, with the protein product MSTILVTGGTGNLGALVVTRLRDQGHEVRVLSRHSPEFPVDLRDGSGLDAAMAGAEVVVHCASSPRGGDEQAAGHLIRAARRSGTVAHVVYISIVGVDVVPLGYYETKLRVERLLEGSGLGFTILRTTQFHDLVAEVVDRVAKLPVALLPKGVRVQPIAVEEVADRLAELAVAAPAGRVADMGGPEIRTLEEWGRSYLAARGRGRRVVPVPLAGKAYGGFRRGGNLTPSRAVGRTTFAEFLERRG